In Patescibacteria group bacterium, the sequence GGCCTAAAGCTCGATGATATTGCCGAACAAAATATTGAAAAACTTTATTCTAGAATGGAGCGCAATCAGCTCCATGGCTCGGGAGATAATAGATAAAAAATAAATTATGCTCATAGACAGCCATGCCCACCTAAACTTCAGCGCATATAAAGATGATTTGGATGAAATGATAAAAAATACCCTGGAAAATAATACCTGGGCTATTAATGTTGGATCCCAAAGCACAACCAGCGAACGCGCGGTTCTAATAGCAAATAAATATGAAAAGGGGATTTATGCCGCAGTCGGGCTCCATCCCACACATCTATTTTCAATACATATTGATGAAAGCGAAGTTGATGTAAAATTTAAAAGTAGAGCCGAAGACTGGGATTATGATTTTTATAAAAACCTGGCGCAAGATAAAAAAGTAGTCGCAATCGGAGAAATGGGACTGGATTACAGCTTTATTCCAGATAATGTAGATAGAAAAACCGCGGAAAAAAAACAACAAGAGGTTTTCCACAAAGGACTGGACTTGGCGGATGAGCTAGACTTGCCAAT encodes:
- a CDS encoding TatD family hydrolase; translated protein: MLIDSHAHLNFSAYKDDLDEMIKNTLENNTWAINVGSQSTTSERAVLIANKYEKGIYAAVGLHPTHLFSIHIDESEVDVKFKSRAEDWDYDFYKNLAQDKKVVAIGEMGLDYSFIPDNVDRKTAEKKQQEVFHKGLDLADELDLPIIIHNRDVHNEIIPILSEYVKNNRLKRRGVIHCYTGGWQDAEKYLDLGFLIGFTGIITFNPRKNNNAQQEKILEVVRNIPMNKFMIETDCPYLTPEPNRGKRNEPLFVRYVAEKIAEIKNTSFDEIADISTKTARSFFKI